A stretch of Myroides oncorhynchi DNA encodes these proteins:
- a CDS encoding lipase family protein, with translation MIKRIFLLLLCSNAIGYAQSTLKPIADKTEIYNSLQLASDIQKAYPVDSLYSLTHYKSLYKSPEVGLTNMWGLYLNDKNNVYEIVIRGSVNKGVSWLANYYAAMIPSSGEIQLDNQTKRKYNLSPDTRASVHAGWTIASLYLMEDIQPKLDSLIKLNKKEFIISGHSQGAAIAYLITANLINQQINGKIPADIQFKTYAIAPPKPGNLYFSYQYEKLANNWSYSVINIQDWVPELPPTTQTFRDFNEISPLADHQVKKALNKVPWPKRIFAKNILNSIKNPTEKSVKKYNKYLGSFVFEFIQKQLPELKEPIYSLNSNYARCSNPIILDGLHDKKYQEQFHKPENIMTHHLPPAYLYLLEKNK, from the coding sequence ATGATTAAAAGAATCTTTCTACTTCTACTGTGTTCTAATGCTATCGGATACGCACAGTCTACTCTAAAACCAATTGCAGATAAAACTGAAATTTACAATAGTTTACAGTTAGCCTCAGATATACAAAAAGCTTATCCTGTAGACTCTCTTTATTCTTTAACGCACTACAAGAGTCTTTATAAATCACCAGAAGTGGGACTTACTAATATGTGGGGATTATATCTTAATGATAAGAATAATGTTTACGAAATAGTAATTAGAGGATCTGTAAATAAAGGAGTCAGCTGGCTAGCTAACTATTATGCTGCAATGATACCTTCATCAGGAGAGATACAATTAGATAATCAAACCAAAAGGAAATATAACCTATCTCCAGATACTAGAGCTTCTGTACATGCTGGTTGGACTATAGCATCGCTGTATCTAATGGAAGATATTCAGCCTAAACTAGATAGCTTAATAAAGCTTAATAAAAAAGAGTTTATAATATCAGGACATAGTCAAGGAGCAGCTATAGCCTATTTAATTACAGCTAATCTTATAAACCAACAAATAAATGGCAAAATTCCAGCCGATATACAATTTAAAACCTATGCAATAGCTCCACCTAAACCAGGGAATCTATACTTTAGTTATCAATATGAAAAGTTAGCTAACAATTGGAGTTACTCTGTTATTAATATACAAGATTGGGTACCGGAACTCCCTCCTACCACACAAACCTTTAGAGACTTTAATGAAATAAGCCCACTGGCAGATCACCAAGTTAAAAAAGCATTGAATAAAGTCCCATGGCCTAAAAGAATATTTGCAAAGAACATCCTTAATTCTATTAAGAATCCAACAGAAAAGAGTGTGAAAAAATACAATAAATATTTAGGATCATTTGTTTTTGAATTTATCCAAAAACAACTTCCAGAACTTAAAGAACCAATCTATAGTCTTAATAGTAATTATGCTAGATGTAGTAATCCGATTATACTTGATGGATTACACGATAAGAAGTATCAAGAACAATTTCATAAGCCCGAGAATATAATGACCCATCATTTACCTCCTGCATACCTATATCTACTTGAAAAAAACAAATAA
- a CDS encoding HdeD family acid-resistance protein, giving the protein MGNSFVKTVKSRVKNWYIPVIVGVLFIIGGIYMFTTPVTAYASLTLIFSYMFLISGVFEIIFAFSNHDQLDGWGWLLFSGIIDIVLGTILIGTPTLSAVVLPIYVGFGLMFRSIRGMGTAFDLKNYGVRSWTSLFVFALLGLVFSFCMLWNLEFGAFTIVYWTAFSFILLGVYSTLFGFFLRRIKKYEGKVDQDLLDRYEQVKEEVRKKLHDED; this is encoded by the coding sequence ATGGGTAATTCTTTTGTAAAGACAGTTAAGAGTAGAGTTAAGAATTGGTATATACCAGTTATTGTAGGTGTCTTATTTATTATTGGAGGGATATATATGTTCACAACTCCTGTAACTGCTTATGCTTCATTGACATTAATATTTAGTTATATGTTCTTGATATCAGGTGTTTTTGAAATCATATTTGCCTTCTCAAATCACGATCAACTAGATGGGTGGGGATGGCTTTTGTTTTCGGGAATTATTGATATCGTATTAGGTACTATATTAATAGGTACACCTACGCTTTCAGCTGTTGTATTACCAATATATGTAGGTTTTGGACTAATGTTTAGATCAATCCGTGGTATGGGAACAGCATTTGATTTGAAGAATTACGGTGTTAGATCATGGACTAGTTTATTTGTATTTGCACTTTTAGGACTAGTGTTTTCATTCTGTATGTTGTGGAATTTAGAGTTTGGAGCTTTCACAATAGTATATTGGACAGCATTTTCATTTATATTATTAGGAGTATATAGTACATTGTTTGGATTCTTTTTAAGAAGAATCAAAAAGTACGAAGGAAAAGTAGATCAAGACTTACTAGATCGTTATGAGCAAGTAAAAGAAGAGGTGCGTAAAAAGCTACATGACGAAGACTAA
- a CDS encoding glutamine synthetase III, whose translation MSTFRFRAIEKAASREAVKVEELGRKSLIFGDHVFNDKSMRQFLTPEAYQAVKNAQLGIKIDRKLAEYIALGMKEWALSKGVSHYTHWFQPLTGTTAEKHDAFFETSFDGDPVEKFNGSQLVQQESDASSFPNGGIRNTFEARGYTAWDPTSPAFIFGSTLCIPTVFISYTGEALDNKTPLLKAINAIDDAATEVAKFFDKNVKKVTVTLGWEQEYFLVDSALAASRPDILTTGRTLLGHTAAKGQQLDDHYFGSIPTRVLNYMHDLENHCILLGIPVKTRHNEVAPNQFELAPIFEEANLAVDHNSLLMDVMKKVAEKHNFKVLFHEKPFKGVNGSGKHNNWSLATDTGVNLLSPSKTPKSNMQFLTFFINTIKAVNDNEELLRSAIASASNDHRLGANEAPPAIMSVFIGQQLTKVLNELKEVTDGKLSPEEKTDLKLNVVGKIPDVLLDNTDRNRTSPFAFTGNKWEFRAVGSTANCAGPMTVLNTIVAKQLKDFKNEVDALVENDGLKRDEAIFNVLREYIKDSERILFEGDGYGDEWEKEAAKRGLSNNKTTPSALKAKIDPKAIATFEEMAVMSSVEIHARYEIELEEYVKRIQIEGRVLGDIARNHVIPTAIRYQNLVIDNVKGLKEIFGNEEFATIAAEQLQMIKKISHHIEQINVKVTEMTNERKNANNIEDVEQQAHAYCDKVKPYFDVIRYHSDKLEIMVDNELWTLTKYRELLFTN comes from the coding sequence ATGTCAACATTTCGTTTTCGAGCAATTGAGAAAGCAGCCTCTAGAGAAGCTGTAAAGGTAGAAGAACTGGGTAGAAAATCATTGATCTTCGGTGATCACGTATTTAATGACAAGTCAATGCGACAGTTTCTTACTCCTGAGGCTTATCAGGCAGTGAAGAATGCGCAACTGGGAATTAAGATTGATCGTAAGTTAGCCGAGTACATTGCATTGGGAATGAAAGAATGGGCATTGTCAAAAGGGGTTAGTCACTATACACACTGGTTCCAACCGCTAACAGGTACAACTGCTGAGAAACACGATGCTTTCTTTGAAACATCTTTTGATGGAGATCCAGTTGAGAAATTCAATGGAAGTCAATTAGTACAACAAGAATCAGATGCTTCTAGTTTCCCTAATGGTGGAATCAGAAATACATTTGAAGCTAGAGGATATACAGCTTGGGATCCTACATCACCAGCATTTATCTTCGGTTCTACTTTGTGTATTCCTACTGTATTTATCTCTTATACAGGAGAAGCTTTAGATAATAAGACTCCTTTATTAAAGGCTATTAATGCTATAGATGATGCTGCAACTGAAGTGGCTAAATTCTTTGATAAAAATGTAAAGAAAGTAACTGTTACTTTAGGATGGGAGCAAGAATATTTCTTGGTAGATAGCGCATTAGCTGCTTCTAGACCTGATATCCTTACTACTGGAAGAACGTTATTAGGACATACAGCTGCTAAAGGTCAGCAGTTAGATGATCACTATTTCGGTTCTATCCCAACTAGAGTATTAAACTATATGCACGATCTAGAGAATCACTGTATCTTATTAGGTATCCCAGTGAAGACTAGACATAATGAGGTAGCACCTAATCAATTTGAGTTAGCACCTATCTTTGAAGAGGCAAACTTAGCTGTAGATCATAACTCTCTATTAATGGATGTTATGAAGAAGGTAGCTGAGAAGCATAACTTTAAGGTATTATTCCACGAGAAGCCATTTAAAGGAGTTAATGGTTCTGGAAAACACAATAACTGGTCATTAGCGACTGATACTGGAGTTAACTTGCTTAGTCCTAGTAAAACACCTAAGAGTAATATGCAGTTCTTAACGTTCTTTATCAATACGATTAAGGCTGTTAATGATAACGAAGAATTACTAAGATCTGCTATTGCCTCTGCTAGTAATGATCACCGTCTAGGAGCGAATGAAGCACCACCAGCTATTATGTCTGTGTTCATTGGACAACAATTGACTAAAGTGCTGAATGAACTTAAAGAAGTTACAGACGGTAAGCTTTCTCCAGAAGAGAAGACAGATCTTAAGTTAAATGTAGTAGGGAAGATTCCAGATGTATTATTAGATAACACAGATAGAAATAGAACTTCTCCATTCGCTTTTACAGGTAATAAATGGGAATTTAGAGCAGTAGGATCTACAGCTAACTGTGCTGGACCGATGACTGTATTAAATACGATCGTAGCAAAACAATTAAAAGACTTCAAAAACGAAGTAGATGCACTAGTTGAGAACGACGGATTAAAAAGAGATGAAGCGATTTTTAATGTATTAAGAGAATATATTAAAGACAGTGAAAGAATCCTTTTTGAAGGAGATGGATATGGAGATGAATGGGAAAAAGAAGCTGCTAAACGTGGATTAAGTAATAACAAAACAACTCCATCTGCTTTAAAAGCTAAGATTGATCCTAAGGCTATTGCTACATTTGAAGAGATGGCAGTAATGTCAAGTGTTGAGATTCACGCTAGATACGAGATTGAATTAGAAGAGTATGTTAAGCGTATTCAAATAGAGGGACGTGTATTAGGTGATATCGCTAGAAACCACGTAATACCAACAGCTATAAGATACCAAAACTTAGTAATCGACAACGTTAAAGGTCTTAAAGAGATATTTGGCAATGAAGAGTTTGCGACAATTGCAGCTGAGCAATTACAAATGATTAAGAAGATCTCTCATCACATTGAGCAAATCAATGTGAAGGTAACTGAGATGACTAATGAGCGTAAAAACGCAAATAATATCGAAGATGTTGAACAACAAGCGCACGCTTATTGTGATAAAGTGAAACCTTATTTTGATGTTATCCGTTACCATAGTGATAAATTAGAAATAATGGTAGATAA